A genomic region of Methanosarcina thermophila TM-1 contains the following coding sequences:
- a CDS encoding PepSY domain-containing protein, with translation MKKAIIAILLGILLVGASGAAVVSAVTSDNAGTNYGSVPHRWAARCMGLGPCAGNFSSCPYLNSDKPVEVEVETSDEAREIARKEIDSKISKDDISQMRRWWIVTYQDEDGVYNQARIDAISGEVFTDYPICAGAQAGERHCRGQGYCRGDSY, from the coding sequence ATGAAAAAGGCAATAATAGCAATTCTGCTGGGAATACTGCTTGTAGGAGCCTCCGGAGCAGCAGTCGTCAGTGCAGTTACTTCGGATAATGCAGGGACAAATTACGGATCTGTACCACACAGGTGGGCTGCAAGATGCATGGGCTTGGGTCCGTGTGCAGGAAATTTCTCCAGCTGCCCATATCTCAACTCAGATAAGCCGGTTGAAGTTGAGGTCGAGACTTCAGATGAAGCCCGCGAGATTGCAAGGAAAGAAATCGATAGCAAGATCTCTAAAGATGACATTTCTCAGATGCGCCGCTGGTGGATTGTTACCTATCAGGACGAGGATGGGGTTTACAATCAGGCAAGAATTGATGCTATCAGCGGTGAAGTATTTACTGACTACCCGATTTGCGCAGGAGCACAGGCAGGCGAAAGGCACTGCAGGGGACAGGGTTACTGCAGAGGAGATAGTTATTGA